In Halosimplex halophilum, the genomic stretch ATGGCCTTGCCGTCGCGGATCTCCATGGCGGGGCCGCCGGCGCTCATCGCTTCCTCGACCGTTTCCCTGACGACGCGCTCCACCTCGGGGACCCGGTCGTCGGGCACGTCGCGGACGTGGACTGTCGCGGTGAGGTCCTTGTCCTCGATCCCGACGCCGGGGACGTGCGCGAGGCGGTCGCCGAGGCGGTCACAGACCCGCGCGACGGCGTCGGCGCTCCGGCGGGCGTCGGGCGCGACCGACCGCTCGCCGTCGACCCGGCGTTCGAGGCCGTGGTTGCCGGCGTAGGCGATTCCCTCGATCCCGACGCGCTCGCGCAGGTCGGCGAGTTCGCGGCCGCTGACGACCGCGACGCGGACGGACTCGCACTCGCGGAGGCGGGTGACGCGCTCGCGTAGCGGCGGGGGCATCGCGGCGGCGTCGGGGTCGTCGACGATGGGGGCGAGTACCCCGTCGAAATCCAGGCAGCAGACGACGCCGGGGGCGGCGGCGAGCCGGTCGGCGACGGCCTCGCGGGCGAGCCCCAGTGGCGTCGCGTCAGTGGTCTGCACGGGTGGGGACACCCCCGTCGGGTCGCGCGACGCGGGCGACCGCCCCGAGCACGTCGCGGAGCCACGCGTCGAGGTCGCCGTCCTCGACGCCGTCGGCCAGCGCGTTCGCGCGGCGGCGCCGCTGGCGGTCGGGCATCGAGAGGGCGTCGTCGAGCGCGGCGGCGAACCCCTCGGTGTCGTGCGGGCGCACGGAGACCGCCCACTCGCCGAGTTCGTCGTGGACGCCGGCCTGGTCGCTGAGGACGAGCACCCCCGGGTCGTCGGCCTGGGCGGCGACGAACTCCTGGGCGACGAGGTTCATCCCGTCGCGGACGGGGCTGACGACCGCGAGGTCCGCCTCGCGGTAGAGTCCGGCGAGCCCCTCGTTCGAGATCATGTCCGTCGTGTAGACGACCGGCCGCCAGCCGTCGGTCGCGAAGCGGTCGTTGACCCGCTCGACGGCCGCCTCGACGCGGTCCTGGTAGTCGGCGTAGGCGGGGATGGCCGAGCGGCTCTCGGTGCCGACCTGGACGAACGTGAACTCGCCGCGGTAGTCGGGCTGTTCCGCGAAGAGCCGCTCGATGGCGTCGAGGCGCTGGACGATCCCCTTGGTGTAGTCGAGGCGGTCGACGCCGACGCCCAGCCGGGTGTCGCGGTCGATATCCCTGTTCTTCCGGAAGGCGGCGCGGAAGCCCGTGGCTTCCATGCTGTCGGCCTGCTCGCGGATGCGGTCGACCGGGACGCCCATCGGCGCGGCCCGGACCGCCGTCGTCCGGCCGCGGTAGTCGACGGTCCCGGCGTCGAAGTCGACGGTCGTCCCGTCGAGTCCCCGGTCGGCGCTCCGCAGGAAGTTCGCGCAGTACCGGGGGACGTGGAAGACGAGCAGGTCGTTGCCGAGCAGGCCGTCGAGGACGGCCTCGCGGTTCGGGCAGGCCCGGAACGTGTCCCAGCTGGGCCACGGGATGTGCCAGGTGTGGGCGAGCGTCGGGTCGCGGGTTCCGGTCCCGGGACCGTCGGTCGCGGTCCGCTCGCGGACCTGCCGGGGCGCGAGCGCGAGGTGGTAGTCGTGGAGCCAGACGAGCGGGTCGCCGTCGGCGGCGGCGTCGGCCATCGCGTCGGCGAACTGGTCGTTGACCCGGCGGTAGTCCCCCCAGGCGTCGCCGCAGCTCTCCACGGTGCCC encodes the following:
- the otsB gene encoding trehalose-phosphatase: MQTTDATPLGLAREAVADRLAAAPGVVCCLDFDGVLAPIVDDPDAAAMPPPLRERVTRLRECESVRVAVVSGRELADLRERVGIEGIAYAGNHGLERRVDGERSVAPDARRSADAVARVCDRLGDRLAHVPGVGIEDKDLTATVHVRDVPDDRVPEVERVVRETVEEAMSAGGPAMEIRDGKAIREIRPAVDWDKGRAVRRLAEAAPDGWLPLYVGDDMTDEDAFRALDEGSGSPDGVGILVGERETAAGYRLESQRDVRELLDLVADAQRG
- a CDS encoding alpha,alpha-trehalose-phosphate synthase (UDP-forming) yields the protein MARTHLRADRVEADLDRLLAATGDDLVVASNRQPYRHDYGDDGAVTVDRPAGGLTAGLDEVMRRVDGTWIAWGDGEADAAVVDGDDTVTVPPDGDDETYTLRRLWLDDDEVEGYYYGMANRVLWPLCHAALGTVESCGDAWGDYRRVNDQFADAMADAAADGDPLVWLHDYHLALAPRQVRERTATDGPGTGTRDPTLAHTWHIPWPSWDTFRACPNREAVLDGLLGNDLLVFHVPRYCANFLRSADRGLDGTTVDFDAGTVDYRGRTTAVRAAPMGVPVDRIREQADSMEATGFRAAFRKNRDIDRDTRLGVGVDRLDYTKGIVQRLDAIERLFAEQPDYRGEFTFVQVGTESRSAIPAYADYQDRVEAAVERVNDRFATDGWRPVVYTTDMISNEGLAGLYREADLAVVSPVRDGMNLVAQEFVAAQADDPGVLVLSDQAGVHDELGEWAVSVRPHDTEGFAAALDDALSMPDRQRRRRANALADGVEDGDLDAWLRDVLGAVARVARPDGGVPTRADH